One part of the Mariniblastus fucicola genome encodes these proteins:
- a CDS encoding sigma-70 family RNA polymerase sigma factor encodes MQFVEDELQTLIDKGRKQGYLTYAEVGNYLPDESTSSEKLDGLIAALEKSGIELVESAPETDEPSPAELLRAEADAAAAEALKFSGKLPRPSDDPIRMYLSQMAVIPLLNRDEEVALAKRIEITRTRYRRSVLGCHYALSATLETLKRVHAGELPFDRTIKVSLTENLTKEQIQQRMPHNFRTMNHLIRENEKDFSIVINKNKSNTERGEARTRFLSRRQKLVILVEELSLRSRRISPLIREMRKFSDRVNWLRTQLTSDEVSSVERRRFRSEYIRLVRLCQESPTSLQNRVDACEKHFEEFENAKRHLSSCNLRLVVSIAKKYRNRGMSFLDLIQEGNTGLMRAVDKYEYRRGFKFSTYATWWIRQAITRAIADQARTIRIPVHMIDVLSKLRNIQKMLLQETKRQPTMAEIAKVAQIDVEEVRRVMDIGRHPVSLDRPVGEGDDCSFGEFIEDSATDSPARSASNVILRDRIDGLLKTLTYREREIIRLRYGLGDGYTYTLEEVGRIFKVTRERVRQIEAKAVRKLQNPVRSKKLEGFVDLEILQQMAERAQVRPPQSSTTPAPATPSVEDKPESASSMFEESWEEPQAEPALSLFTEDFSKAA; translated from the coding sequence ATGCAATTTGTTGAAGATGAACTTCAGACCCTGATCGACAAAGGTAGAAAACAGGGATACCTGACTTACGCCGAAGTCGGAAATTATCTCCCCGACGAATCAACCAGTTCTGAGAAACTGGACGGGCTTATCGCCGCCCTCGAAAAATCGGGCATCGAACTGGTTGAATCCGCTCCGGAAACCGACGAACCATCTCCTGCCGAATTGCTCCGCGCCGAAGCCGACGCTGCAGCCGCCGAAGCCCTCAAGTTCTCAGGAAAACTTCCCCGTCCCAGCGACGATCCGATCCGCATGTACCTCAGCCAGATGGCTGTCATTCCGCTGCTCAATCGCGACGAAGAGGTTGCTCTGGCGAAACGTATTGAAATCACGCGGACCCGTTACCGCCGCAGCGTTTTGGGTTGCCACTACGCCCTGTCGGCGACACTGGAAACACTGAAACGTGTCCACGCTGGTGAACTTCCGTTCGATCGCACGATCAAGGTTTCTCTGACGGAAAACCTGACCAAAGAGCAGATCCAGCAGCGGATGCCGCATAACTTTCGCACGATGAATCACCTGATTCGTGAAAACGAAAAAGACTTCAGCATCGTGATCAACAAAAACAAATCGAACACCGAACGTGGCGAAGCCAGAACTCGCTTCCTCAGTCGGCGTCAAAAGCTGGTGATCCTGGTTGAAGAGCTTAGCCTTCGATCGCGTCGCATCAGTCCGCTGATTCGCGAAATGCGAAAGTTCTCCGATCGAGTCAACTGGCTTCGTACGCAATTGACCAGCGATGAAGTTTCTTCGGTCGAACGTCGTCGTTTTCGCAGCGAATACATTCGTCTGGTTCGACTGTGCCAGGAAAGTCCGACGAGTCTTCAGAATCGCGTTGATGCTTGTGAGAAGCATTTCGAAGAATTTGAAAACGCAAAACGTCATCTTTCCAGTTGCAATCTTCGCTTGGTCGTTTCGATCGCCAAAAAGTATCGCAATCGCGGAATGAGTTTCCTGGACCTGATTCAGGAAGGAAACACAGGCTTGATGCGAGCAGTCGACAAGTACGAATATCGTCGCGGATTCAAGTTTTCGACTTACGCGACGTGGTGGATTCGCCAGGCGATCACGCGAGCGATCGCGGATCAGGCTCGCACTATTCGCATTCCGGTTCATATGATCGATGTGCTTTCGAAACTGCGAAACATTCAGAAAATGCTTTTGCAGGAAACAAAACGCCAGCCAACGATGGCTGAGATCGCAAAGGTGGCTCAGATCGACGTCGAAGAAGTCCGCCGTGTGATGGACATCGGACGTCACCCGGTGAGCCTTGATCGTCCCGTTGGCGAAGGGGACGATTGCAGCTTTGGCGAGTTCATTGAGGATTCGGCTACCGATAGTCCGGCACGCTCGGCGTCGAACGTGATTCTCCGCGATCGCATCGATGGACTGTTGAAGACGTTGACTTATCGTGAACGTGAAATCATTCGGTTGCGTTACGGTTTGGGCGACGGCTACACATACACGCTCGAAGAAGTCGGCCGAATTTTCAAAGTGACGCGTGAACGTGTTCGCCAGATTGAGGCCAAAGCGGTTCGCAAGTTGCAGAATCCTGTCCGCAGCAAGAAGCTTGAGGGCTTTGTCGATCTGGAAATTTTGCAGCAAATGGCAGAACGGGCGCAGGTGCGACCTCCTCAGAGTTCCACGACGCCCGCTCCTGCAACGCCATCGGTGGAAGACAAGCCTGAGTCTGCTTCGTCGATGTTCGAAGAGAGCTGGGAAGAGCCGCAAGCGGAACCAGCTTTGTCGCTGTTCACGGAAGATTTTTCGAAAGCGGCATAG
- the dnaG gene encoding DNA primase → MPIGPDFDAKDRVKQATSIVDLVSRTINLRRQGPNYVGLCPWHDDKRPSFTVNPVRQRFSCFVCDLHGDVFDFTMKMESVDFRGALEILAQAAGIVLKQHGPKTEPGNPDHKPTLFEAMKWVEEQYHQCLLHSNEAIPVREYLQDRGITQESIDKFRVGFAPLAWSWLVDRCRSTRFTPKILEACGLILMNNRGTWYERFRGRVLFPIRDTQDRPIALGGRVVPGIYGTEDEPKGKYYNSTETRLFTKSDNLYGLNIALEGLRKADDKSLTIVEGYTDVIAAHQAGVTNVVAALGTALNERHIRLIKRFADSITLVLDGDDAGQRRTSEVLDLFVTSDVDLRILTLPEGMDPFDLCMKQGGEAFQKMIEGAPDAISHRIRTETKGVDLLNQTHAATKALNNILKTLAGIPASEIAASAAKQLRQQQLIGRLSRQFQIDSEHISRRLNEIRNSLRPRNYDADADSKNMVPAKIQTVDFSSFVGKERELLQLLILQPALLDTAVEKVSPDQFVAGPLKAIYQIMDDFFHDEREVDHDSLMLEVQDPVLRNVIARLYDEAASKNELESGDSTSFALDMNQQFDSVLAAFEDEVIANDHRAKVSQLQQKALDKEEELAALEELLNQTKQRHGL, encoded by the coding sequence ATGCCCATCGGTCCCGACTTCGACGCCAAAGATCGCGTCAAACAAGCCACCAGCATCGTTGACCTGGTCAGCCGCACGATCAATTTGCGCCGCCAAGGCCCGAACTATGTGGGACTTTGCCCATGGCACGATGACAAAAGGCCCAGCTTTACGGTAAATCCTGTTCGACAGCGATTCAGCTGCTTTGTCTGCGATCTACACGGCGACGTTTTCGATTTCACGATGAAAATGGAAAGCGTCGACTTTCGTGGGGCTCTTGAGATTCTGGCGCAGGCCGCGGGAATTGTACTGAAGCAGCATGGGCCTAAAACAGAACCCGGGAATCCGGATCACAAACCGACGCTGTTCGAAGCTATGAAATGGGTCGAAGAGCAGTATCACCAGTGCTTGCTGCACTCAAACGAAGCCATTCCCGTTCGCGAGTACCTGCAAGACCGCGGAATCACGCAGGAAAGCATCGACAAGTTTCGCGTTGGATTTGCACCGCTGGCCTGGTCGTGGTTGGTGGATCGGTGCCGCAGCACGAGATTCACTCCGAAGATTCTCGAAGCCTGCGGACTGATTCTGATGAACAACCGCGGAACGTGGTACGAACGGTTTCGCGGCCGAGTTCTGTTTCCGATTCGTGATACTCAAGACCGCCCGATTGCTCTTGGCGGACGTGTCGTGCCAGGAATCTACGGAACCGAAGATGAGCCGAAGGGCAAGTACTACAACTCGACCGAAACGCGACTGTTCACGAAAAGCGACAACCTGTACGGGCTGAATATTGCTCTCGAGGGACTTCGAAAAGCGGATGACAAGTCGCTGACAATTGTCGAAGGCTACACCGACGTCATCGCGGCTCATCAAGCCGGCGTTACCAACGTCGTTGCGGCACTGGGAACCGCACTCAACGAGCGACACATTCGGCTGATCAAGCGATTTGCGGATTCGATAACGCTGGTTCTCGACGGTGATGATGCAGGACAGCGGCGAACCAGTGAAGTTCTCGACCTGTTCGTGACCAGCGATGTCGACCTGAGGATTTTGACGCTTCCTGAAGGCATGGACCCCTTTGATCTGTGCATGAAACAGGGCGGGGAAGCGTTTCAAAAGATGATCGAAGGTGCTCCGGATGCAATTTCTCATCGCATTCGAACGGAAACCAAAGGCGTCGACTTGTTGAATCAGACTCATGCTGCGACGAAGGCGTTGAACAACATTTTGAAAACGCTAGCGGGAATTCCGGCATCCGAGATCGCTGCCTCCGCCGCAAAGCAGCTGCGTCAACAGCAGCTGATTGGCAGGCTGTCGCGGCAGTTCCAAATCGATTCGGAACACATCAGTCGGCGGCTGAACGAGATCCGAAACAGCTTGCGTCCTCGCAATTACGACGCTGATGCCGACAGCAAAAACATGGTGCCGGCAAAAATTCAAACGGTGGACTTCAGTTCCTTTGTTGGCAAGGAACGTGAGCTTTTACAGCTTCTTATCCTGCAGCCTGCGTTGCTGGACACGGCTGTTGAGAAAGTCTCTCCGGATCAGTTTGTAGCTGGTCCGCTAAAAGCCATCTATCAGATTATGGACGATTTTTTTCACGATGAGCGTGAAGTGGATCACGATTCGCTAATGCTGGAAGTCCAGGATCCTGTGCTGCGAAACGTGATCGCGAGGCTCTACGACGAGGCCGCTTCGAAGAACGAATTGGAGTCCGGAGACAGCACCAGTTTTGCTCTTGATATGAATCAGCAATTTGATTCTGTTTTAGCCGCGTTCGAGGACGAGGTCATTGCAAACGACCATCGAGCGAAGGTTTCCCAGTTACAACAAAAGGCTCTCGACAAAGAGGAGGAACTGGCAGCTCTGGAAGAGTTGCTTAACCAGACCAAACAACGACATGGTCTTTAG
- a CDS encoding HU family DNA-binding protein encodes MAKKAAGPKPPTKSEIMNNMAEATGLSKKEIAGVFDALAAQIEAQIGKRGGSGQFTIPGLCKIVCQHKPAMPKREVRNPGTGEMVWAKPKPARKVVKIRALKGLKDMVI; translated from the coding sequence ATGGCAAAGAAAGCCGCCGGCCCCAAGCCACCTACAAAGTCTGAAATCATGAACAACATGGCTGAGGCTACTGGCTTGAGTAAGAAAGAGATTGCGGGAGTCTTCGATGCTCTTGCAGCTCAGATTGAAGCACAGATCGGCAAACGTGGTGGTAGTGGCCAGTTCACTATCCCAGGCCTTTGCAAAATCGTCTGCCAGCACAAACCAGCTATGCCAAAGCGCGAAGTTCGCAATCCTGGTACTGGCGAAATGGTTTGGGCGAAGCCAAAGCCAGCTCGCAAAGTTGTCAAGATTCGCGCTCTCAAGGGGCTCAAGGACATGGTTATCTAA
- a CDS encoding DUF1295 domain-containing protein, whose amino-acid sequence MTAYQAMPLIGLVIAQIAFLVIWLLQRRLNDAGIVDVFWSLMVASLGLFYCVVGFGNVSRRLVAGVFVSAWALRLSHYLLSRWLRSPEDRRYTELKAEWGKTAQVRLFRFYQIQAIGCVLFSIPIFFAANNESPLNWLDFVGVMIFLVSMVGEWTADRQLDQFKRNADNHGKVCKSGLWSYSRHPNYFFEWTHWFSYVFLAITTPWGWVSIIAPIAMYYFLTQKTGIPATEKQALESKGDAYREYQRTTNAFFPWPSNS is encoded by the coding sequence ATGACAGCCTATCAGGCCATGCCGCTAATCGGTTTGGTGATCGCACAAATCGCTTTCCTCGTCATCTGGCTGTTGCAGAGACGGCTCAACGACGCCGGAATCGTGGACGTGTTCTGGAGCCTGATGGTTGCCTCTTTGGGGCTGTTCTACTGCGTCGTCGGTTTCGGAAATGTTTCCCGTCGGCTTGTCGCCGGAGTTTTCGTCTCGGCTTGGGCTCTGCGGTTGAGTCACTATTTGCTGTCTCGCTGGCTGCGTTCGCCCGAAGATCGGCGCTACACTGAATTGAAAGCCGAATGGGGAAAGACGGCTCAAGTTCGGCTGTTTCGCTTTTACCAGATTCAGGCGATTGGTTGCGTTCTGTTTTCGATTCCAATCTTCTTCGCCGCAAACAATGAAAGCCCATTGAATTGGCTGGACTTCGTCGGAGTAATGATCTTTCTGGTTTCCATGGTCGGAGAATGGACCGCCGATCGACAGCTCGATCAGTTCAAACGCAACGCTGACAATCATGGAAAGGTTTGCAAATCGGGGCTGTGGAGCTACAGTCGCCACCCGAATTACTTTTTCGAATGGACGCACTGGTTTAGCTATGTCTTCCTCGCGATCACGACGCCGTGGGGATGGGTGTCGATCATTGCACCAATCGCGATGTACTATTTCCTGACGCAGAAAACAGGCATTCCAGCGACGGAAAAGCAGGCGTTGGAATCGAAAGGCGACGCTTACCGCGAATACCAGCGAACGACCAACGCGTTCTTCCCATGGCCTTCGAACTCCTGA
- a CDS encoding SAM-dependent methyltransferase, which translates to MSHVSPQLSQSISRSRSADSIQPHFPAGDWEVGPLNAGSDDAQASRFQERLLERFSRLKHGSINLFQGGQRFQLGDAPSELSANILVSDSAFYRRILMGGTIGSAETYMDGLWSCSDLTSLIRIMIRNIDQVSSLNKAVSRIRTMIWRLKHAARKNSVQGSKRNIVEHYDLGNDFYKLFLDPTMNYSSGIFDQKAAAGKFSTAEDALHAASLTKMDRICQKLNLQPGDEVLEIGTGWGAMAVHMASHYGCHVTTTTISEEQYRLACERVEVAEMQHRVTVLKQDYRTLTGQYDKIVSIEMVEAVGHEFMNGFFAKCSSLLRDDGAMCLQAITMSPQNWKEYLRSVDFIRAYVFPGGCLPTVGSLHAAAADATNMRMLHTEDMTPHYATTLNHWKRRFLSRLEAVRSLGYDENLIRMWNFYLSYCEAGFEERRVHCVQTMFGKPGSKIDVSTSMSGA; encoded by the coding sequence ATGAGCCACGTATCTCCCCAGCTAAGTCAGTCCATTTCGCGTTCGCGGTCTGCCGATTCAATCCAGCCTCATTTCCCCGCCGGCGATTGGGAAGTCGGCCCTTTGAATGCGGGCTCCGACGATGCTCAGGCTTCCAGGTTTCAGGAACGACTGCTCGAACGGTTCTCACGGCTCAAGCACGGTTCGATCAACCTGTTCCAGGGCGGACAGCGTTTCCAGTTGGGCGATGCACCAAGCGAGCTTTCGGCGAATATTCTTGTTTCCGATTCTGCGTTCTATCGCCGGATTCTGATGGGCGGCACGATTGGTAGTGCGGAAACTTACATGGACGGGCTGTGGTCCTGTTCGGATTTGACGTCACTGATCCGAATCATGATTCGCAACATCGATCAGGTATCGTCGCTGAACAAAGCCGTCTCTCGAATTCGTACGATGATTTGGAGGCTCAAACATGCGGCGCGGAAGAACTCGGTCCAGGGTAGCAAGCGAAACATTGTCGAACACTACGATCTTGGCAACGATTTCTACAAACTGTTTCTTGATCCGACGATGAACTATTCCAGCGGAATTTTCGACCAGAAAGCTGCCGCGGGTAAATTTTCAACGGCCGAAGACGCATTACACGCCGCGTCGTTGACGAAAATGGACCGCATCTGTCAAAAGTTGAACCTTCAACCGGGCGACGAAGTTCTTGAGATCGGCACCGGTTGGGGAGCCATGGCGGTTCACATGGCATCGCACTACGGATGTCACGTGACGACGACGACTATTTCGGAAGAGCAGTATCGTTTGGCGTGTGAGCGAGTCGAAGTCGCCGAGATGCAACACCGAGTCACCGTGCTGAAGCAGGACTATCGAACGCTGACGGGACAGTACGATAAAATTGTGTCGATCGAGATGGTGGAAGCCGTCGGACACGAGTTCATGAATGGCTTTTTCGCAAAGTGCAGTTCTCTGCTACGCGATGACGGAGCCATGTGTCTGCAGGCGATCACGATGAGCCCGCAGAACTGGAAAGAGTATCTTCGCAGCGTCGACTTCATTCGGGCCTACGTCTTTCCAGGCGGTTGCTTGCCGACGGTCGGTTCGCTTCACGCTGCTGCGGCTGACGCGACGAATATGCGAATGTTGCACACCGAAGACATGACGCCGCACTACGCAACGACGCTGAACCATTGGAAACGACGTTTTCTTTCGCGTCTGGAAGCAGTCCGCTCACTGGGCTATGACGAAAATTTGATCCGGATGTGGAATTTCTATCTTTCGTACTGCGAAGCTGGCTTTGAAGAGCGACGGGTGCACTGCGTACAGACAATGTTTGGCAAACCGGGAAGCAAAATCGACGTTAGCACTTCCATGTCAGGAGCCTGA
- a CDS encoding aminomethyltransferase family protein: MPKTTPFHQRTDALNQTRIWKNWSGYLVAPQYQYSISTEYYSIRNSVSLLDTSPLFKYRFSGSDSVALLRHALARDVGKCKIGHAQYNVWCDEKGFVVQDGVIMRVDENEFLLTAAEPALRYFRQIARTKGLNASTVQDVSEAYGILALQGPHTHNVISKLTDAATPLGYFQIAQTELQNRPVTISRTGYTGDLGYEIWIRSEDAIAVWDAITEAGADYNLTPVGTTALKMARVEAGLLLMDVDFESSRFAWVDAQRETPIELGFGWMFRNLQDDKRDFIGREAIEVEISRQTNRWTTVGLAIDWHDYERVHFKAGISPPKYELYREETMSLYRRGEAEWDYAGYASSFLFSSLLKKPIAIAKLPIDLATPGTEVDLELSVIKKPVNVLARVTDMPFFNPDRKTAMFPKTRQGDA, translated from the coding sequence ATGCCCAAAACCACACCCTTTCACCAACGCACTGACGCACTCAACCAAACGCGGATCTGGAAAAACTGGTCTGGCTACTTGGTAGCGCCGCAGTATCAGTATTCGATCTCCACCGAGTACTATTCGATTCGAAATTCTGTGTCGCTGCTCGACACGTCTCCACTTTTCAAATATCGATTTTCCGGATCAGATTCCGTCGCCCTTCTCCGACACGCCCTCGCGCGTGACGTCGGCAAATGCAAAATCGGACACGCCCAATACAACGTATGGTGCGATGAAAAGGGATTCGTCGTTCAGGACGGAGTCATCATGCGGGTCGATGAAAATGAGTTCCTGCTAACTGCTGCCGAACCGGCTTTGCGTTACTTTCGCCAGATCGCAAGGACCAAAGGACTGAACGCGTCCACCGTCCAGGACGTCTCGGAGGCCTATGGAATCCTGGCTCTTCAGGGACCACACACTCACAACGTGATCTCGAAACTTACCGACGCCGCGACACCGCTGGGTTATTTTCAGATCGCTCAAACGGAGCTTCAAAATCGTCCTGTCACGATTTCACGCACGGGATACACCGGAGACCTCGGCTACGAGATCTGGATTCGCAGTGAGGACGCGATCGCGGTTTGGGATGCGATTACCGAAGCGGGAGCCGACTACAATTTGACGCCGGTTGGAACAACGGCTTTGAAAATGGCTCGTGTTGAAGCCGGGTTGTTGCTGATGGATGTCGACTTCGAATCGTCACGGTTCGCCTGGGTGGATGCTCAACGAGAGACTCCGATCGAGCTTGGATTTGGATGGATGTTCCGCAATCTGCAGGATGACAAACGGGACTTCATTGGACGCGAGGCAATAGAAGTAGAAATCTCGCGACAAACAAACCGCTGGACAACGGTTGGGCTGGCTATCGACTGGCACGACTACGAACGTGTGCATTTTAAAGCGGGAATCTCGCCGCCCAAGTACGAACTTTATCGCGAGGAAACGATGAGCCTCTATCGTCGGGGCGAAGCAGAGTGGGACTACGCCGGATATGCGTCAAGCTTTCTGTTTTCCTCATTGCTGAAAAAGCCAATTGCGATTGCCAAACTGCCGATCGATCTGGCAACTCCGGGGACGGAAGTCGACCTTGAACTTTCAGTGATCAAGAAACCAGTCAATGTTTTGGCTCGAGTCACCGACATGCCATTTTTTAATCCCGATCGCAAAACGGCAATGTTTCCCAAGACACGCCAAGGAGATGCATGA
- a CDS encoding phytoene desaturase family protein, whose protein sequence is MAENYDAIVIGGGHNGLVNACYLAKAGLKTLLLEKRHLVGGATITEELLEGFQFTTFSYAVSLLRPDIVEDLDLAKHGLMILPMPNTFQPGYDGEYLLLGADKNANYHEIARHSIEDAEGYRELGHLIDRVCFALKPLMDSIPPNSISDDPEDQARIAELENCKEGLDDDVRSMLDSFLNCSAVEILEQFIESNIVKAMIASSGIIGSQISPRDPKSGLVWLFHKLGEYDGVSGDWGFHKNGNGGLTQVMARAFESLGGTIRLNSAVETVLYDSDDTSGGVSGVRLFDGTEIPASVVVSALDPKRTFTQLVDSNDMPGDLIEAISNYKFQGSASKVNFALSDAPTFPGLEGRTDIFQGFTNVGPSIEYLDAAWEDCQAGRFSRRPFIDCCLQSTVDPDMSPPGKHVLSCFTMYTPYALADSDWDSQREHLGDAVEETLEEFFPGFRELVIHREIVTPLDIERVVGLTEGNIFAGELFMPQMFMNRPAPGWNQYRTPVRGYYQCGSGTHPGGCVTGGPGKLAAKQILGDLAVRAEG, encoded by the coding sequence ATGGCAGAGAACTACGATGCGATCGTGATTGGCGGCGGGCACAACGGTCTGGTGAATGCGTGCTACTTGGCCAAGGCTGGCTTGAAGACGTTGTTGCTTGAGAAACGGCATCTTGTCGGTGGTGCGACGATCACCGAAGAGTTGCTCGAAGGATTTCAGTTCACGACGTTCTCGTACGCCGTCAGCCTGCTACGCCCCGACATTGTCGAAGACCTGGATCTTGCGAAGCACGGTTTGATGATTTTGCCGATGCCCAACACGTTTCAACCAGGCTACGACGGCGAGTACTTGCTGTTGGGCGCCGACAAAAATGCGAACTATCACGAGATCGCACGACATTCGATCGAAGACGCCGAAGGCTATCGAGAGCTTGGGCATTTGATCGATCGCGTCTGCTTTGCGCTCAAGCCGTTGATGGACAGCATCCCGCCGAATTCGATCAGTGACGATCCAGAAGATCAGGCGAGAATTGCCGAACTTGAAAACTGCAAGGAAGGGCTCGATGACGATGTGCGTTCGATGCTGGACTCGTTTCTGAACTGCAGCGCGGTCGAAATCCTTGAGCAGTTCATCGAAAGCAACATTGTCAAAGCGATGATCGCATCGAGCGGAATCATCGGCAGTCAAATCAGCCCGCGAGATCCGAAGTCAGGGCTGGTGTGGCTGTTCCACAAGCTTGGGGAATACGACGGCGTATCTGGCGACTGGGGTTTCCACAAGAACGGCAACGGCGGTCTGACCCAAGTAATGGCAAGAGCTTTCGAATCATTGGGTGGCACGATTCGTCTGAACTCGGCCGTCGAAACAGTACTCTATGACAGCGACGATACCTCGGGCGGCGTCTCAGGCGTCAGGCTCTTTGATGGAACTGAGATTCCCGCAAGCGTCGTGGTCAGTGCGCTGGATCCGAAACGTACCTTTACGCAACTTGTCGATTCCAACGACATGCCTGGCGACTTGATCGAAGCGATTTCGAACTACAAATTCCAGGGCTCTGCCTCAAAAGTCAACTTTGCACTCAGCGACGCTCCGACTTTTCCGGGTCTCGAAGGCCGGACGGACATCTTTCAGGGATTCACCAACGTCGGCCCGTCGATCGAGTATCTCGATGCCGCCTGGGAAGATTGCCAAGCCGGACGTTTCAGCCGTAGGCCGTTTATCGATTGCTGTTTGCAATCCACCGTGGATCCGGACATGAGCCCGCCAGGAAAACATGTGCTTTCATGTTTTACGATGTATACCCCTTACGCGTTGGCCGATTCGGATTGGGACTCGCAGCGAGAGCATCTTGGCGACGCGGTCGAAGAGACGCTTGAAGAGTTCTTTCCGGGCTTTCGCGAACTGGTGATTCATCGCGAGATCGTGACTCCGTTGGATATTGAGCGAGTTGTCGGACTGACCGAAGGCAACATCTTTGCAGGCGAACTGTTTATGCCCCAAATGTTCATGAACCGCCCTGCCCCGGGCTGGAATCAGTATCGGACGCCGGTTCGCGGGTACTATCAGTGCGGATCGGGCACTCATCCGGGTGGATGTGTCACCGGAGGGCCCGGAAAGCTGGCCGCAAAACAGATTCTTGGCGATTTGGCCGTGCGGGCCGAGGGCTGA
- a CDS encoding acyl-CoA desaturase has protein sequence MSTQTPAGENSTSAPEAFGNTAAPDFKTEVKQSRKKHSGPGGRDATSIPLPAEVNQKRIYYSYLISFIVFHSLALLCFIPWFFSWTGFASLVIGSYLFGAVGIPITYHRLLTHRSFKTPKWFERFLVVISLCNGQETPARWVAWHRLHHHESDHQEDPHSPLVNFLWSHFQWLIYENGNTSKFSIYKKYAKDILNDPFYMWLEKRTYAGVAIFAAHGVVIFLAAWLIAGLVMGFGMEAFQLACSVFVWGVIARVVVMWHVTWSVNSLSHMFGYRNYDTDDHSRNNWFVAIISSGEGWHNNHHADQSACTVQHKWWEFDLNYYIIKSWAMVGLAWDIVPPIHKRRQRQNRVNG, from the coding sequence ATGAGCACCCAAACTCCCGCAGGCGAAAACTCAACTTCAGCGCCCGAAGCATTCGGCAACACTGCAGCTCCAGATTTCAAGACGGAAGTCAAGCAGTCGCGGAAGAAGCATTCTGGCCCCGGTGGACGCGATGCGACTTCGATTCCATTGCCAGCCGAAGTCAATCAAAAACGGATCTACTACAGCTATCTGATCAGCTTCATTGTGTTTCACTCGCTGGCCTTGCTGTGCTTCATTCCGTGGTTCTTCAGTTGGACTGGGTTCGCGTCGCTCGTGATTGGGTCTTACCTGTTTGGTGCCGTTGGAATTCCAATTACGTACCATCGTTTGTTGACGCACCGTAGTTTCAAAACGCCGAAATGGTTTGAGCGATTTCTCGTCGTGATCTCGCTATGCAATGGTCAGGAAACGCCTGCTCGCTGGGTCGCGTGGCACCGTCTGCACCACCATGAATCGGATCACCAGGAAGATCCACACAGCCCATTGGTGAACTTTCTGTGGTCGCATTTCCAATGGCTAATCTACGAAAACGGAAACACGAGCAAGTTCAGCATTTACAAAAAGTACGCCAAAGACATTCTCAACGATCCATTTTACATGTGGCTTGAGAAACGTACGTACGCAGGAGTTGCGATTTTTGCGGCGCACGGCGTTGTTATTTTTCTGGCCGCATGGCTGATCGCCGGATTGGTCATGGGATTCGGTATGGAAGCGTTCCAGCTTGCGTGCAGCGTGTTCGTGTGGGGCGTCATCGCTCGCGTGGTCGTGATGTGGCACGTGACCTGGTCGGTCAATTCGCTCAGTCACATGTTCGGCTATCGCAATTACGATACGGACGATCACAGCCGCAACAACTGGTTCGTGGCAATCATTTCATCCGGCGAAGGCTGGCATAACAATCACCATGCTGACCAGTCGGCTTGCACGGTTCAGCACAAATGGTGGGAGTTCGATTTGAACTACTACATCATCAAATCCTGGGCGATGGTCGGGCTTGCGTGGGACATCGTGCCTCCGATCCACAAGCGACGACAGCGACAGAACCGCGTCAATGGATGA